One region of Triticum aestivum cultivar Chinese Spring chromosome 6B, IWGSC CS RefSeq v2.1, whole genome shotgun sequence genomic DNA includes:
- the LOC123139954 gene encoding uncharacterized protein isoform X4: MGPGRTVRPPRNTPQSQGQHSGCTSASKSRKVRGINKGKGLERLIKRAGHPLNLTISEERRPIGENNELLSREIGLLTRYHAPIQRAGWHSLTEDDKEPLYELLKLKFNLDFTQDHVKGCVDLLFSSSYKSFRHKCYEHYVKSGDDARSNPYPPLIDNRVGDWIWLCDHFETEEFKKRSTIGKANRSNLPYVHKKGTKSFVAVQHELNCGDIRLYKECYSSDKKGWASEDARNKHEEMLQKQKEPIEEGEVPLTEQQICEHVLGKAYGYVRGRGHGPKPNRRAYSSASSSTQHVVEELASTKEIVATQQTQIEAQQSQLEAQQKKIDWLQSVVSNLVGISPPMDGTSATGLGFTTERPMPSDGIGSLISNTVERMSSFPRSFASHLRPGYRPAPTSSSDGNGSLVSDGGSRYS; this comes from the exons ATGGGACCTGGACGAACAGTCCGGCCACCAAGAAATACCCCGCAATCTCAAGGTCAACATTCTGGGTGTACCTCAGCATCAAAATCCAGGAAGGTACGTGGGATAAATAAGGGAAAGGGCTTGGAGCGTTTGATCAAAAGGGCAGGTCATCCACTAAACTTGACCATCTCCGAAGAGAGAAGACCTATTGGAGAAAATAATGAATTACTTTCCAGAGAGATTGGACTTCTTACACGGTACCATGCACCTATCCAACGTGCCGGGTGGCATAGTctgactgaggatgataaggagccGTTGTATGAACTTCTAAAG CTTAAGTTCAATCTTGATTTCACCCAAGATCATGTCAAAGGCTGTGTGGATCTTCTATTCTCTTCAAGCTACAAAAGTTTCCGTCACAAGTGTTATGAACATTATGTAAAATCTGGTGATGATGCTAGAAGCAATCCATATCCTCCCCTTATTGATAATAGAGTTGGAGACTGGATTTGGCTCTGTGATCATTTTGAAACAGAAGAATTTAAG AAACGGTCCACAATTGGGAAGGCTAACCGCTCAAACCTACCTTATGTTCACAAGAAGGGAACAAAGTCATTTGTAGCGGTTCAACATGAATTA AATTGTGGCGATATCAGACTATACAAGGAGTGTTACTCTAGTGATAAGAAGGGATGGGCATCAGAAGATGCCAGGAATAAACAT GAAGAAATGTTGCAGAAGCAAAAGGAACCTATAGAGGAGGGTGAAGTACCTTTAACAGAGCAACAGATTTGCGAGCATGTGCTAGGTAAGGCATATGGTTACGTCAGAGGTCGGGGTCATGGACCAAAACCAAATAGAAGGGCTTACTCAAGCGCATCAAGCTCAACTCAGCATGTAGTGGAAGAATTGGCCTCTACAAAGGAGATTGTTGCTACGCAGCAAACTCAAATTGAGGCTCAACAATCTCAACTTGAAGCTCAACAGAAGAAGATCGATTGGCTACAAAGTGTCGTGTCTAACTTGGTTGGCATTTCACCTCCTATGGACGGCACTAGTGCAACAGGGCTAGGTTTCACAACTGAGCGGCCAATGCCATCTGACGGAATAG GTTCGCTGATATCTAACACTGTAGAAAGGATGTCAAGTTTTCCAAGATCATTTGCAAG TCATTTGAGGCCAGGATATAGACCTGCTCCAACTTCTTCTTCTGATGGCAATG GCTCTCTGGTGTCGGATGGAGGGTCCAGGTATTCATGA
- the LOC123139954 gene encoding uncharacterized protein isoform X2 has product MRCPCETCMNISQQSVSQVRTHLLLYGIQTSYTKWIFHGEQVSNDEDQVDESLENEEDLDDFDGFDMVQDLLGDIHRATVGVDEQENHNPAGGSIPEPNESSTRFDGLLRSAQRELYPGCKGHSVLSFVLKLVHLKDLNHWSNKSFDMLLKLQKEALPAGNSLPATYYEAKKMLRDLGLGYESIDACKNDCVLFWKEHEDKDECPVCKESRWKTQKGKGKQVPQKVLRYFPLIPRLQRLFMNKEIASDLRYHRDKRVVEPNVLRGPPDGDAWKHMDKKYPWLEEDPRHLRLGVGTDGFNPFGIMSSSYSVWPVIVVVYNLPPWRSMKEPFLLMTLLIPGKKSPGRDIDVYLRPLVEELKQLFNPGVVTFDAVEGGTFNMRAILLWTIHDLPALGSVFGYSTMGYKACPVCLDGTYSQPLRSKIGFLGHRRYLPIRHRWRKSKAFNGKNEKALPPKQLSGKDIFELLQKLDHLQGFKYGKHPGNKKRKASSKDRPGKNFTKMSILFELPYWKDLKLPHNLDVMHIEKNICESLFGTLLNIDGKSKDTLKARKDLEDMNIREDLHLNDTGSSVEKHHAWYTLTRDEKLEFLQFLESICFPDGFAANISKGISKDGKITGLKTHDYHILLQRILPIGMRGFLHKDICDALLQLGSFFRQLCSKTLKLDILDKLEQQIVIVLCKLEMILPPAFFDISVHLAVHLPQQARLGGPVQYRWMFFVERFLGTLKGMVSNRAHPEGSIAEAYVMKECSTFCSMYLHGIETRFNRQERNFDGERQPLDRFSVFSTSFRAFGHRDDLMLTQDQYDSLSWYVLNNCEELQEYLYEHEDALLVEGADNIENRQREQFGSWLRQRVINLRNQGASLVSDCLYALAIGPHKRVHRFSGCIAGGVRFLTKEREEGRKSQNSGVCTEGQHKGQNITYYGILKNIYVLDYPNDRHVALFECEWYDLESNKPVRIDDDFVSVNTGSKWYQNDSFVLASQVSQVFYVRDTKLKGDWLVVQKAPHRHLFDPEV; this is encoded by the exons ATGCGTTGCCCTTGTGAAACTTGTATGAATATAAGTCAGCAGAGTGTCAGTCAAGTTCGAACCCATTTGTTATTGTATGGTATACAAACTTCATACACAAAATGGATATTCCATGGAGAACAAGTTAGCAATGATGAAGACCAAGTTGATGAGTCACTTGAAAATGAGGAAGATCTTGATGATTTTGATGGATTTGATATGGTCCAAGATCTGCTAGGAGATATCCATAGAGCCACGGTTGGGGTTGACGAGCAAGAGAACCATAATCCTGCTGGAGGTAGCATTCCGGAGCCCAATGAGTCATCGACCAGATTTGACGGCTTGCTGAGAAGTGCACAACGTGAGCTATACCCGGGCTGCAAAGGCCACTCGGTGCTATCCTTTGTTTTAAAGCTGGTACACCTCAAAGATCTTAACCATTGGAGCAACAAATCTTTTGACATGTTACTCAAGCTTCAAAAGGAGGCTTTGCCAGCTGGTAACTCGCTTCCAGCCACGTACTATGAAGCAAAGAAGATGTTGAGAGATCTAGGGCTAGGTTATGAAAGTATTGATGCTTGCAAAAATGATTGTGTTCTATTCTGGAAGGAGCATGAGGACAAGGATGAGTGCCCAGTTTGTAAGGAATCGAGGTGGAAGACACAGAAGGGCAAGGGGAAGCAAGTACCTCAGAAAGTGTTGCGCTACTTTCCCTTAATCCCTAGATTACAACGGCtgttcatgaacaaggaaatagctTCAGATTTGCGTTATCATAGGGATAAGAGAGTTGTCGAACCAAATGTGTTGAGGGGTCCTCCGGATGGCGATGCTTGGAAACATATGGATAAGAAATATCCCTGGCTGGAAGAAGACCCTCGCCATTTGCGGCTCGGGGTTGGCACCGATGGTTTCAACCCATTTGGAATTATGAGTAGCTCATATAGTGTGTGGCCTGTCATTGTAGTTGTGTATAACTTGCCTCCATGGAGAAGCATGAAAGAGCCCTTCCTGCTCATGACATTATTGATCCCTGGGAAGAAGTCACCGGGAAGGGACATTGATGTGTATTTGAGGCCATTGGTTGAAGAACTAAAGCAATTATTTAATCCAGGAGTTGTTACTTTTGACGCTGTTGAAGGAGGTACTTTCAATATGCGTGCAATATTGCTATGGACTATCCACGACCTTCCAGCACTAGGTTCAGTATTTGGGTATTCTACAATGGGCTACAAGGCATGCCCTGTTTGCCTAGATGGAACCTATTCGCAACCACTTCGAAGCAAaattggtttcttaggccataggAGGTACTTGCCTATTCGCCATAGGTGGCGCAAAAGTAAGGCCTTCAATGGTAAGAATGAGAAAGCGTTGCCACCAAAACAACTATCTGGGAAAGACATTTTTGAATTGTTGCAGAAGTTAGACCATCTCCAGGGCTTCAAATACGGAAAACACCCTGGAAATAAGAAAAGAAAGGCATCTTCAAAGGACAGGCCAGGGAAAAATTTCACAAAGATGAGCATCTTGTTTGAGCTACCATATTGGAAGGATCTGAAATTGCCACACAATCTTGATGTCATGCACATTGAAAAGAACATTTGTGAGAGCTTATTCGGGACTTTATTAAACATAGATGGCAAGTCCAAGGACACACTTAAGGCCCGCAAGGACTTAGAAGACATGAATATCAGAGAAGATCTACACTTGAATGATACGGGAAGTAGCGTAGAAAAGCATCATGCATGGTACACATTAACCAGAGATGAGAAACTTGAGTTTCTGCAATTCCTAGAATCTATTTGCTTCCCAGATGGATTTGCTGCAAATATATCAAAAGGTATAAGTAAAGATGGGAAAATAACTGGGTTGAAGACACACGACtaccatattcttcttcagagaatACTCCCGATTGGAATGCGAGGATTTCTGCATAAAGATATATGTGATGCACTTCTGCAGCTTGGTAGTTTTTTTCGCCAATTATGCTCCAAGACATTGAAGCTGGATATCTTGGATAAGTTGGAACAACAAATAGTAATTGTGTTGTGCAAACTAGAAATGATTCTCCCACCTGCATTCTTTGATATCAGCGTGCACTTAGCAGTgcatctaccacaacaagcaaggcTTGGAGGTCCTGTACAATACAGATGGATGTTCTTCGTTGAAAG GTTCCTTGGTACTTTGAAAGGCATGGTGAGCAATAGGGCACACCCAGAGGGTTCAATTGCTGAAGCTTATGTTATGAAGGAGTGCTCAACATTCTGCTCCATGTATCTACATGGAATTGAGACAAGGTTCAATAGACAAGAGCGGAACTTTGATGGGGAGAGACAACCACTTGATCGTTTCTCGGTATTCTCAACTAGTTTCCGTGCTTTTGGCCATAGGGATGACCTTATGTTAACACAAGATCAGTATGATTCTTTGTCTTGGTATGTGCTAAATAATTGCGAGGAACTACAAGAATACCTATA TGAGCATGAGGATGCCCTACTGGTTGAAGGTGCAGATAATATTGAAAATAGGCAACGTGAACAGTTTGGTTCATGGCTGCGCCAAAGA GTGATCAATCTGCGCAACCAAGGAGCATCCCTAGTGTCTGACTGTTTGTATGCATTGGCAATTGGACCGCATAAGAGAGTACACAGATTCTCAGGATGCATTGCTGGTGGTGTTAGATTCTTGACAAAGGAGCGTGAAGAGGGTCGTAAAAGTCAGAACAGTGGTGTATGCACAGAGGGACAACATAAGGGGCAAAATATCACATATTATGGTATTCTTAAAAATATATATGTCCTGGATTACCCCAATGATCGACATGTTGCTTTATTTGAGTGTGAATGGTATGATTTAGAGAGTAACAAGCCTGTGAGGATCGATGACGACTTTGTTAGTGTTAATACAGGAAGCAAGTGGTACCAAAATGACTCCTTTGTACTAGCTAGTCAAGTGAGCCAAGTCTTCTATGTACGTGATACAAAATTGAAGGGAGATTGGCTAGTTGTGCAGAAGGCTCCGCATCGCCATCTTTTTGATCCAGAGGTTTGA
- the LOC123139954 gene encoding uncharacterized protein isoform X1 produces the protein MRLPDRFSSDYISGVNAFIDFACQHNSGNDKMRCPCETCMNISQQSVSQVRTHLLLYGIQTSYTKWIFHGEQVSNDEDQVDESLENEEDLDDFDGFDMVQDLLGDIHRATVGVDEQENHNPAGGSIPEPNESSTRFDGLLRSAQRELYPGCKGHSVLSFVLKLVHLKDLNHWSNKSFDMLLKLQKEALPAGNSLPATYYEAKKMLRDLGLGYESIDACKNDCVLFWKEHEDKDECPVCKESRWKTQKGKGKQVPQKVLRYFPLIPRLQRLFMNKEIASDLRYHRDKRVVEPNVLRGPPDGDAWKHMDKKYPWLEEDPRHLRLGVGTDGFNPFGIMSSSYSVWPVIVVVYNLPPWRSMKEPFLLMTLLIPGKKSPGRDIDVYLRPLVEELKQLFNPGVVTFDAVEGGTFNMRAILLWTIHDLPALGSVFGYSTMGYKACPVCLDGTYSQPLRSKIGFLGHRRYLPIRHRWRKSKAFNGKNEKALPPKQLSGKDIFELLQKLDHLQGFKYGKHPGNKKRKASSKDRPGKNFTKMSILFELPYWKDLKLPHNLDVMHIEKNICESLFGTLLNIDGKSKDTLKARKDLEDMNIREDLHLNDTGSSVEKHHAWYTLTRDEKLEFLQFLESICFPDGFAANISKGISKDGKITGLKTHDYHILLQRILPIGMRGFLHKDICDALLQLGSFFRQLCSKTLKLDILDKLEQQIVIVLCKLEMILPPAFFDISVHLAVHLPQQARLGGPVQYRWMFFVERFLGTLKGMVSNRAHPEGSIAEAYVMKECSTFCSMYLHGIETRFNRQERNFDGERQPLDRFSVFSTSFRAFGHRDDLMLTQDQYDSLSWYVLNNCEELQEYLYEHEDALLVEGADNIENRQREQFGSWLRQRVINLRNQGASLVSDCLYALAIGPHKRVHRFSGCIAGGVRFLTKEREEGRKSQNSGVCTEGQHKGQNITYYGILKNIYVLDYPNDRHVALFECEWYDLESNKPVRIDDDFVSVNTGSKWYQNDSFVLASQVSQVFYVRDTKLKGDWLVVQKAPHRHLFDPEV, from the exons ATGAGGTTGCCTGATAGGTTTTCAAGTGATTACATTTCAGGGGTGAATGCATTCATTGATTTTGCTTGTCAACATAACAGCGGCAATGATAAGATGCGTTGCCCTTGTGAAACTTGTATGAATATAAGTCAGCAGAGTGTCAGTCAAGTTCGAACCCATTTGTTATTGTATGGTATACAAACTTCATACACAAAATGGATATTCCATGGAGAACAAGTTAGCAATGATGAAGACCAAGTTGATGAGTCACTTGAAAATGAGGAAGATCTTGATGATTTTGATGGATTTGATATGGTCCAAGATCTGCTAGGAGATATCCATAGAGCCACGGTTGGGGTTGACGAGCAAGAGAACCATAATCCTGCTGGAGGTAGCATTCCGGAGCCCAATGAGTCATCGACCAGATTTGACGGCTTGCTGAGAAGTGCACAACGTGAGCTATACCCGGGCTGCAAAGGCCACTCGGTGCTATCCTTTGTTTTAAAGCTGGTACACCTCAAAGATCTTAACCATTGGAGCAACAAATCTTTTGACATGTTACTCAAGCTTCAAAAGGAGGCTTTGCCAGCTGGTAACTCGCTTCCAGCCACGTACTATGAAGCAAAGAAGATGTTGAGAGATCTAGGGCTAGGTTATGAAAGTATTGATGCTTGCAAAAATGATTGTGTTCTATTCTGGAAGGAGCATGAGGACAAGGATGAGTGCCCAGTTTGTAAGGAATCGAGGTGGAAGACACAGAAGGGCAAGGGGAAGCAAGTACCTCAGAAAGTGTTGCGCTACTTTCCCTTAATCCCTAGATTACAACGGCtgttcatgaacaaggaaatagctTCAGATTTGCGTTATCATAGGGATAAGAGAGTTGTCGAACCAAATGTGTTGAGGGGTCCTCCGGATGGCGATGCTTGGAAACATATGGATAAGAAATATCCCTGGCTGGAAGAAGACCCTCGCCATTTGCGGCTCGGGGTTGGCACCGATGGTTTCAACCCATTTGGAATTATGAGTAGCTCATATAGTGTGTGGCCTGTCATTGTAGTTGTGTATAACTTGCCTCCATGGAGAAGCATGAAAGAGCCCTTCCTGCTCATGACATTATTGATCCCTGGGAAGAAGTCACCGGGAAGGGACATTGATGTGTATTTGAGGCCATTGGTTGAAGAACTAAAGCAATTATTTAATCCAGGAGTTGTTACTTTTGACGCTGTTGAAGGAGGTACTTTCAATATGCGTGCAATATTGCTATGGACTATCCACGACCTTCCAGCACTAGGTTCAGTATTTGGGTATTCTACAATGGGCTACAAGGCATGCCCTGTTTGCCTAGATGGAACCTATTCGCAACCACTTCGAAGCAAaattggtttcttaggccataggAGGTACTTGCCTATTCGCCATAGGTGGCGCAAAAGTAAGGCCTTCAATGGTAAGAATGAGAAAGCGTTGCCACCAAAACAACTATCTGGGAAAGACATTTTTGAATTGTTGCAGAAGTTAGACCATCTCCAGGGCTTCAAATACGGAAAACACCCTGGAAATAAGAAAAGAAAGGCATCTTCAAAGGACAGGCCAGGGAAAAATTTCACAAAGATGAGCATCTTGTTTGAGCTACCATATTGGAAGGATCTGAAATTGCCACACAATCTTGATGTCATGCACATTGAAAAGAACATTTGTGAGAGCTTATTCGGGACTTTATTAAACATAGATGGCAAGTCCAAGGACACACTTAAGGCCCGCAAGGACTTAGAAGACATGAATATCAGAGAAGATCTACACTTGAATGATACGGGAAGTAGCGTAGAAAAGCATCATGCATGGTACACATTAACCAGAGATGAGAAACTTGAGTTTCTGCAATTCCTAGAATCTATTTGCTTCCCAGATGGATTTGCTGCAAATATATCAAAAGGTATAAGTAAAGATGGGAAAATAACTGGGTTGAAGACACACGACtaccatattcttcttcagagaatACTCCCGATTGGAATGCGAGGATTTCTGCATAAAGATATATGTGATGCACTTCTGCAGCTTGGTAGTTTTTTTCGCCAATTATGCTCCAAGACATTGAAGCTGGATATCTTGGATAAGTTGGAACAACAAATAGTAATTGTGTTGTGCAAACTAGAAATGATTCTCCCACCTGCATTCTTTGATATCAGCGTGCACTTAGCAGTgcatctaccacaacaagcaaggcTTGGAGGTCCTGTACAATACAGATGGATGTTCTTCGTTGAAAG GTTCCTTGGTACTTTGAAAGGCATGGTGAGCAATAGGGCACACCCAGAGGGTTCAATTGCTGAAGCTTATGTTATGAAGGAGTGCTCAACATTCTGCTCCATGTATCTACATGGAATTGAGACAAGGTTCAATAGACAAGAGCGGAACTTTGATGGGGAGAGACAACCACTTGATCGTTTCTCGGTATTCTCAACTAGTTTCCGTGCTTTTGGCCATAGGGATGACCTTATGTTAACACAAGATCAGTATGATTCTTTGTCTTGGTATGTGCTAAATAATTGCGAGGAACTACAAGAATACCTATA TGAGCATGAGGATGCCCTACTGGTTGAAGGTGCAGATAATATTGAAAATAGGCAACGTGAACAGTTTGGTTCATGGCTGCGCCAAAGA GTGATCAATCTGCGCAACCAAGGAGCATCCCTAGTGTCTGACTGTTTGTATGCATTGGCAATTGGACCGCATAAGAGAGTACACAGATTCTCAGGATGCATTGCTGGTGGTGTTAGATTCTTGACAAAGGAGCGTGAAGAGGGTCGTAAAAGTCAGAACAGTGGTGTATGCACAGAGGGACAACATAAGGGGCAAAATATCACATATTATGGTATTCTTAAAAATATATATGTCCTGGATTACCCCAATGATCGACATGTTGCTTTATTTGAGTGTGAATGGTATGATTTAGAGAGTAACAAGCCTGTGAGGATCGATGACGACTTTGTTAGTGTTAATACAGGAAGCAAGTGGTACCAAAATGACTCCTTTGTACTAGCTAGTCAAGTGAGCCAAGTCTTCTATGTACGTGATACAAAATTGAAGGGAGATTGGCTAGTTGTGCAGAAGGCTCCGCATCGCCATCTTTTTGATCCAGAGGTTTGA
- the LOC123139954 gene encoding uncharacterized protein isoform X5, with protein MGPGRTVRPPRNTPQSQGQHSGCTSASKSRKVRGINKGKGLERLIKRAGHPLNLTISEERRPIGENNELLSREIGLLTRYHAPIQRAGWHSLTEDDKEPLYELLKLKFNLDFTQDHVKGCVDLLFSSSYKSFRHKCYEHYVKSGDDARSNPYPPLIDNRVGDWIWLCDHFETEEFKKRSTIGKANRSNLPYVHKKGTKSFVAVQHELNCGDIRLYKECYSSDKKGWASEDARNKHEEMLQKQKEPIEEGEVPLTEQQICEHVLGKAYGYVRGRGHGPKPNRRAYSSASSSTQHVVEELASTKEIVATQQTQIEAQQSQLEAQQKKIDWLQSVVSNLVGISPPMDGTSATGLGFTTERPMPSDGIGSLISNTVERMSSFPRSFASHLRPGYRPAPTSSSDGNGSLVSDGGSRR; from the exons ATGGGACCTGGACGAACAGTCCGGCCACCAAGAAATACCCCGCAATCTCAAGGTCAACATTCTGGGTGTACCTCAGCATCAAAATCCAGGAAGGTACGTGGGATAAATAAGGGAAAGGGCTTGGAGCGTTTGATCAAAAGGGCAGGTCATCCACTAAACTTGACCATCTCCGAAGAGAGAAGACCTATTGGAGAAAATAATGAATTACTTTCCAGAGAGATTGGACTTCTTACACGGTACCATGCACCTATCCAACGTGCCGGGTGGCATAGTctgactgaggatgataaggagccGTTGTATGAACTTCTAAAG CTTAAGTTCAATCTTGATTTCACCCAAGATCATGTCAAAGGCTGTGTGGATCTTCTATTCTCTTCAAGCTACAAAAGTTTCCGTCACAAGTGTTATGAACATTATGTAAAATCTGGTGATGATGCTAGAAGCAATCCATATCCTCCCCTTATTGATAATAGAGTTGGAGACTGGATTTGGCTCTGTGATCATTTTGAAACAGAAGAATTTAAG AAACGGTCCACAATTGGGAAGGCTAACCGCTCAAACCTACCTTATGTTCACAAGAAGGGAACAAAGTCATTTGTAGCGGTTCAACATGAATTA AATTGTGGCGATATCAGACTATACAAGGAGTGTTACTCTAGTGATAAGAAGGGATGGGCATCAGAAGATGCCAGGAATAAACAT GAAGAAATGTTGCAGAAGCAAAAGGAACCTATAGAGGAGGGTGAAGTACCTTTAACAGAGCAACAGATTTGCGAGCATGTGCTAGGTAAGGCATATGGTTACGTCAGAGGTCGGGGTCATGGACCAAAACCAAATAGAAGGGCTTACTCAAGCGCATCAAGCTCAACTCAGCATGTAGTGGAAGAATTGGCCTCTACAAAGGAGATTGTTGCTACGCAGCAAACTCAAATTGAGGCTCAACAATCTCAACTTGAAGCTCAACAGAAGAAGATCGATTGGCTACAAAGTGTCGTGTCTAACTTGGTTGGCATTTCACCTCCTATGGACGGCACTAGTGCAACAGGGCTAGGTTTCACAACTGAGCGGCCAATGCCATCTGACGGAATAG GTTCGCTGATATCTAACACTGTAGAAAGGATGTCAAGTTTTCCAAGATCATTTGCAAG TCATTTGAGGCCAGGATATAGACCTGCTCCAACTTCTTCTTCTGATGGCAATG GCTCTCTGGTGTCGGATGGAGGGTCCAG GAGATGA
- the LOC123139954 gene encoding uncharacterized protein isoform X6 translates to MGPGRTVRPPRNTPQSQGQHSGCTSASKSRKVRGINKGKGLERLIKRAGHPLNLTISEERRPIGENNELLSREIGLLTRYHAPIQRAGWHSLTEDDKEPLYELLKLKFNLDFTQDHVKGCVDLLFSSSYKSFRHKCYEHYVKSGDDARSNPYPPLIDNRVGDWIWLCDHFETEEFKKRSTIGKANRSNLPYVHKKGTKSFVAVQHELNCGDIRLYKECYSSDKKGWASEDARNKHKQKEPIEEGEVPLTEQQICEHVLGKAYGYVRGRGHGPKPNRRAYSSASSSTQHVVEELASTKEIVATQQTQIEAQQSQLEAQQKKIDWLQSVVSNLVGISPPMDGTSATGLGFTTERPMPSDGIGSLISNTVERMSSFPRSFASHLRPGYRPAPTSSSDGNGSLVSDGGSRYS, encoded by the exons ATGGGACCTGGACGAACAGTCCGGCCACCAAGAAATACCCCGCAATCTCAAGGTCAACATTCTGGGTGTACCTCAGCATCAAAATCCAGGAAGGTACGTGGGATAAATAAGGGAAAGGGCTTGGAGCGTTTGATCAAAAGGGCAGGTCATCCACTAAACTTGACCATCTCCGAAGAGAGAAGACCTATTGGAGAAAATAATGAATTACTTTCCAGAGAGATTGGACTTCTTACACGGTACCATGCACCTATCCAACGTGCCGGGTGGCATAGTctgactgaggatgataaggagccGTTGTATGAACTTCTAAAG CTTAAGTTCAATCTTGATTTCACCCAAGATCATGTCAAAGGCTGTGTGGATCTTCTATTCTCTTCAAGCTACAAAAGTTTCCGTCACAAGTGTTATGAACATTATGTAAAATCTGGTGATGATGCTAGAAGCAATCCATATCCTCCCCTTATTGATAATAGAGTTGGAGACTGGATTTGGCTCTGTGATCATTTTGAAACAGAAGAATTTAAG AAACGGTCCACAATTGGGAAGGCTAACCGCTCAAACCTACCTTATGTTCACAAGAAGGGAACAAAGTCATTTGTAGCGGTTCAACATGAATTA AATTGTGGCGATATCAGACTATACAAGGAGTGTTACTCTAGTGATAAGAAGGGATGGGCATCAGAAGATGCCAGGAATAAACAT AAGCAAAAGGAACCTATAGAGGAGGGTGAAGTACCTTTAACAGAGCAACAGATTTGCGAGCATGTGCTAGGTAAGGCATATGGTTACGTCAGAGGTCGGGGTCATGGACCAAAACCAAATAGAAGGGCTTACTCAAGCGCATCAAGCTCAACTCAGCATGTAGTGGAAGAATTGGCCTCTACAAAGGAGATTGTTGCTACGCAGCAAACTCAAATTGAGGCTCAACAATCTCAACTTGAAGCTCAACAGAAGAAGATCGATTGGCTACAAAGTGTCGTGTCTAACTTGGTTGGCATTTCACCTCCTATGGACGGCACTAGTGCAACAGGGCTAGGTTTCACAACTGAGCGGCCAATGCCATCTGACGGAATAG GTTCGCTGATATCTAACACTGTAGAAAGGATGTCAAGTTTTCCAAGATCATTTGCAAG TCATTTGAGGCCAGGATATAGACCTGCTCCAACTTCTTCTTCTGATGGCAATG GCTCTCTGGTGTCGGATGGAGGGTCCAGGTATTCATGA